Genomic segment of Fusobacterium sp. SYSU M8D902:
GCTTTAGTAGCTTCTTGAACTACAATTTCATACTCCAATGGAAATTGTGGATTTCCTAAATGTACCATAATATCTATTTTTTGACTTCTTATCATATTTACTACAGCTTTTGTATTCTTTATTATATTTGTAGGATCTCCATATGCTTCAACAGTATGTAAACCACACAGAATAATATCCATCACATCATAAATTCTCTGATTTATATCAAAATTACCATTTTCATCTATAATATTAGTTTCAACACCTTTTAATACTCTTAACTCTCCTACATATTCAGGAATAACACGCATATTCACTAAACTCCACCAGTGGGGTGAATCTTGTAATGCCGGTCCATGATTTGTTATTGCTATCACTTTCATATTTTTTTCTCTTGCACTTCTTATATTCTCTTCCAATGTACTATAAGCATGTGGATTAGCAGAAGTATGTATATGTAAATCTATAGGATATCTCATTTTCCCCCTCCTTTTTACTTTCTTTATTATATCATATCTCTTTTAATAGTTCAAAATAATTACACCTATTTTAACTATTTTTTTGATATTCTCCAAAAAATAAAAAAAAGCTTGGCAAGTTCCTATCCTCCCAGGAGGCTTCCCTCCAAGTACTTTCAGCGTTTACGG
This window contains:
- a CDS encoding phosphatase; this encodes MRYPIDLHIHTSANPHAYSTLEENIRSAREKNMKVIAITNHGPALQDSPHWWSLVNMRVIPEYVGELRVLKGVETNIIDENGNFDINQRIYDVMDIILCGLHTVEAYGDPTNIIKNTKAVVNMIRSQKIDIMVHLGNPQFPLEYEIVVQEATKAGVAIELNNSSLRASRKGSEVNCRKILELCKKYDTYVSLGTDSHISYDIGEFSKVQELIDEIGYPMEKILNFSVENLEAFLKERKEKRVKNI